The Latilactobacillus sakei subsp. sakei DSM 20017 = JCM 1157 genome includes a window with the following:
- a CDS encoding WxL protein host-binding domain-containing protein — translation MSWLNGRKNSWLIIAICFITAGLLLQPMSVEGKKAKYKSPDEDPVTITILPKLPNDNIGGKYLGYFNLPQQKKQQRVEKINVFNPTNQTIRLKIKVVDAATNNNGSIDYTKARQPEKGLLKQAGSQVIEVPKSLMIKPQESIDIPIKIDKPTAFSGIKASAIQILASDEEASQAAVQNEYVYTIGVLLNGRRLTKKDVQPLKIDQIDVQKSGDRATAIKFHFENQMPMYLKQMNLKTTLVNQKVAFFKYEKYQKDMKIAPSSKFTDNLALGGKRLVDGYYRLTVENQNDEYQKKQTSYVRIKNNKIEFIQKNTYQKEQQQFLRWLAAGITALIIIVIGTWVMIKRKKAK, via the coding sequence ATGTCATGGCTTAACGGACGGAAGAATAGTTGGCTAATCATTGCTATTTGTTTCATAACGGCCGGTTTATTGTTACAACCGATGAGTGTCGAAGGGAAAAAGGCCAAGTATAAGTCGCCAGATGAAGATCCGGTAACTATTACGATTTTACCTAAATTACCGAATGATAATATTGGGGGGAAATATCTCGGTTACTTCAATTTGCCTCAGCAAAAGAAGCAACAACGTGTGGAAAAGATTAATGTTTTTAATCCAACCAACCAGACAATTAGACTCAAAATTAAGGTCGTAGATGCCGCAACCAATAATAATGGATCAATCGACTATACAAAGGCGCGTCAACCTGAAAAGGGCTTGTTGAAACAAGCTGGGAGTCAAGTAATTGAGGTCCCTAAGAGTCTGATGATTAAACCACAAGAAAGCATCGATATCCCGATTAAGATTGATAAACCAACTGCCTTTAGTGGGATTAAAGCATCAGCGATTCAAATCTTAGCGAGCGATGAAGAAGCTAGTCAGGCGGCTGTTCAAAACGAGTATGTTTATACAATCGGAGTGCTGCTTAATGGTCGTAGGTTAACGAAGAAGGATGTTCAACCGCTTAAGATAGATCAGATCGATGTTCAAAAATCTGGTGATCGAGCAACGGCAATTAAATTCCATTTTGAAAATCAGATGCCGATGTATCTCAAGCAAATGAATTTGAAGACGACGTTAGTAAATCAGAAAGTAGCCTTCTTTAAATATGAAAAGTACCAAAAGGATATGAAGATTGCGCCTAGTTCTAAATTTACCGATAACTTAGCCTTAGGGGGCAAGCGATTGGTGGATGGTTATTATCGCTTAACCGTTGAGAATCAAAACGACGAGTATCAGAAAAAACAAACGAGCTATGTGCGGATTAAGAACAATAAGATTGAATTTATCCAAAAGAACACTTACCAAAAAGAACAACAACAATTCCTACGATGGCTTGCTGCTGGGATCACCGCGCTAATCATTATCGTGATTGGTAC
- a CDS encoding DUF916 and DUF3324 domain-containing protein: protein MKSIAFGLLAGLVGLGLQMHSVSAATDEQSDFEIQRIPVETQVNNDVNYFDMQIQPGKKQVIMMKVKNYTDHKVKVKSELRNSMTQVGGGVNFVSTAKGLDESLKYPLTSIGHVDKKDRVITLNPLETRTVSATIKMPSDGFRGLVYGDWHFLEETTSKSKDSHVSSNYAYSMGIALRGAHYKVYPELKYDSVKPMLFQKHAAMSINLRNTQPMMLQNVQMKAVITKQGVFSQKRIFSVNNSKIAPNSIVTLPVQWQFDELKPGKYKVQVQVKGENDWNKLPMTWKFIKNIKVDKKAADNINDKIMRKPINKWFYISMATGGLMLISLVELLKLLLTGSK, encoded by the coding sequence ATGAAAAGCATAGCATTTGGCCTTTTAGCCGGTTTAGTCGGCTTAGGCTTACAAATGCATTCTGTATCAGCGGCGACTGATGAACAATCTGATTTTGAAATCCAAAGAATTCCGGTCGAAACGCAAGTTAATAATGACGTTAATTACTTCGATATGCAGATCCAACCGGGTAAGAAACAAGTCATTATGATGAAGGTTAAGAATTATACGGATCATAAAGTGAAGGTTAAATCAGAACTCAGAAATAGTATGACGCAAGTCGGTGGGGGCGTTAACTTCGTTTCTACAGCTAAGGGTTTGGATGAAAGCTTGAAATATCCACTAACAAGTATTGGGCATGTTGATAAGAAGGATCGTGTCATCACCCTTAACCCATTAGAAACAAGAACAGTTTCGGCAACGATTAAGATGCCAAGTGATGGTTTCCGCGGGTTAGTCTATGGGGACTGGCATTTCCTTGAAGAAACGACAAGTAAGAGTAAAGATTCTCATGTTTCTAGTAATTACGCCTACTCAATGGGGATTGCCCTACGTGGCGCTCACTACAAGGTTTATCCAGAGTTGAAGTACGACAGCGTTAAACCAATGCTTTTCCAAAAACATGCGGCAATGTCAATTAATCTTCGGAACACGCAACCAATGATGCTCCAAAATGTGCAAATGAAGGCCGTTATCACCAAACAAGGTGTCTTTTCACAAAAACGGATTTTTAGCGTTAATAATAGTAAAATCGCACCAAACTCAATTGTGACATTACCGGTTCAATGGCAATTTGATGAATTGAAACCAGGTAAATATAAGGTTCAAGTTCAGGTCAAAGGTGAAAATGACTGGAACAAGTTACCAATGACTTGGAAATTCATTAAGAATATCAAAGTGGATAAGAAAGCCGCTGATAATATCAATGATAAGATTATGCGCAAACCAATCAATAAGTGGTTCTACATTAGTATGGCAACTGGTGGGTTGATGCTGATTTCACTTGTTGAGTTACTGAAATTACTATTAACGGGAAGTAAATAA